The following proteins are encoded in a genomic region of Leptospira fainei serovar Hurstbridge str. BUT 6:
- a CDS encoding DUF2779 domain-containing protein, whose amino-acid sequence MRTAARRFSFLFPDNIRRKLLFQVLAPYREEGLPRLGRSAYQAGLHCELKLWIQVKDPTAKSVEAQNQYISPKQKSILREIANRFYPEAIHARYNDRTTRAMLAKNEAVRGAAFQTDFFDFRADFLLPRPNGWEIVVVKASSSMKKSYSQELSFLRMVMEEAGFPVVQTTLLFLNSKYLYQGGDVDPNALFIRKDVSKESLASLPNTRERAFRMLEVLEEISLPSRANVKSCEHPRSCHYPDNCLSDSRPGDLFSLREGKEETLRLWEAGIRNLSEITDYDEFTARQKIQINAVKNGTEYLNKENLLRFMDKLRFPLYFLDFETINPPVPIYHKSNPFQHIPFLFSLHVLRGNLREEPEEFSYIDDNITDPRLGILQCLSERISAGGTILAFNDTFEKRCLKESVHVFPEFRNWFESIESDFLDLALPFWDFDYYHPDQDGTTSLKSVLPVLTGENYKNLTINAGYLANSEFLRIKTETVSEEERKRVQSDLKKYCRMDTYALVLILRKLSEKLNWVPKL is encoded by the coding sequence GTGAGAACCGCTGCGAGGCGGTTCTCCTTTCTCTTTCCTGATAATATCCGCAGAAAATTACTATTCCAAGTTCTAGCTCCATATAGAGAGGAGGGGCTTCCGCGCTTAGGGAGATCGGCATACCAAGCCGGACTCCATTGCGAATTGAAACTTTGGATTCAGGTCAAAGATCCTACAGCAAAATCCGTCGAGGCTCAGAATCAGTATATTTCCCCTAAGCAAAAATCGATCTTACGAGAGATCGCAAATCGATTTTACCCCGAGGCAATTCACGCCAGATACAACGATCGTACAACTAGAGCGATGTTGGCCAAAAACGAAGCCGTTCGCGGGGCCGCATTTCAAACCGACTTTTTCGATTTTCGAGCCGACTTTCTTCTCCCGAGGCCGAACGGTTGGGAGATCGTCGTGGTTAAGGCTTCCTCCTCGATGAAGAAGTCTTACTCGCAAGAATTATCTTTTTTAAGAATGGTCATGGAGGAAGCAGGCTTTCCCGTCGTTCAAACTACATTATTATTTTTGAATTCTAAGTATTTATATCAAGGCGGAGATGTCGATCCGAACGCTCTCTTTATCCGCAAGGATGTTAGTAAGGAATCGCTGGCTTCCCTTCCAAATACTAGGGAGCGCGCTTTTAGAATGCTGGAAGTCCTAGAAGAGATTTCTCTTCCATCGAGGGCAAATGTGAAATCCTGCGAGCATCCTCGAAGCTGTCATTATCCGGACAATTGTCTATCCGATTCCCGTCCAGGAGATTTATTCTCGTTAAGAGAAGGAAAAGAGGAAACCCTTCGTTTGTGGGAAGCAGGAATTCGAAATCTTTCTGAAATCACCGACTACGATGAATTTACCGCCAGACAAAAAATCCAAATTAATGCCGTAAAAAACGGAACAGAATATCTTAATAAGGAGAATCTTCTCCGATTTATGGATAAGCTACGATTTCCGCTGTATTTCTTGGATTTCGAAACTATTAACCCGCCTGTACCGATTTATCATAAATCAAATCCCTTTCAACATATCCCGTTCCTATTTTCTCTTCATGTGCTTCGCGGTAATTTAAGGGAAGAACCCGAGGAATTTTCGTACATCGACGATAATATTACCGATCCGAGATTGGGTATTTTGCAGTGCCTCTCAGAAAGGATCAGCGCCGGAGGTACGATCTTAGCGTTCAACGATACGTTCGAAAAACGTTGTCTGAAAGAGTCGGTACATGTTTTTCCTGAATTCCGAAACTGGTTTGAATCCATTGAATCGGACTTTCTGGACTTAGCCCTTCCATTCTGGGATTTTGATTATTATCATCCGGACCAGGACGGCACGACTTCTCTCAAATCCGTTCTTCCGGTTTTAACCGGAGAGAATTATAAAAATTTGACCATTAACGCCGGTTACTTAGCGAATTCGGAATTCTTACGCATTAA
- a CDS encoding ACP S-malonyltransferase, with product MAIANFLNEAKAQGNRLFLQFGGQGSPWLKELSKLYESDPSLKEFFDNAFKCLAEELPHLDKKYIPQGYDFESWLKNPESAPDESYLCSATVSIVGIFLTQVGNYVSLTHKGFPTSELISNAIGSTGHSQGVIPAVLIALGKEGSEFYKEFSKFLKFVLYLGYRAQEQYGIFSPTEDLLKGNEEIGDKQPSPMVAVIGYSPTELDERVKTINSELGLSGLKALYVSLYNTPDSNIISGDPDKLLLFRKKYKAEMDERKVKFVYLRTTAPFHCPLMESTENSVPKDMERIGFAYKGSDLKIPVFSIFDGRNFQNESDVALPLFREVLIKALHWNKAMSTFAKTPKLVGIDFGPSVVSQKLTQANLESSENKIYSASSPKDIKVLLA from the coding sequence ATGGCAATAGCAAACTTCCTAAACGAAGCCAAAGCACAAGGCAACCGACTATTCCTTCAATTCGGAGGACAAGGATCTCCTTGGTTAAAAGAACTCTCGAAGCTCTATGAATCGGACCCGTCCCTAAAGGAATTCTTCGATAACGCCTTTAAATGTCTTGCGGAAGAACTTCCCCATCTCGATAAAAAATACATTCCTCAAGGCTATGACTTCGAATCCTGGCTAAAGAATCCGGAATCGGCTCCTGACGAAAGTTACCTTTGCAGCGCCACCGTCTCCATCGTCGGAATCTTCCTTACCCAAGTCGGAAATTACGTCTCCTTGACTCATAAAGGATTTCCAACATCCGAATTGATATCGAATGCAATCGGTTCGACAGGGCATAGCCAAGGCGTCATCCCGGCGGTATTGATTGCGCTCGGCAAAGAAGGTTCTGAGTTTTACAAAGAATTTTCAAAATTTCTGAAGTTCGTTCTGTATCTTGGATACCGTGCCCAAGAGCAATACGGCATATTCAGCCCGACGGAAGATTTGCTAAAAGGCAATGAAGAGATCGGTGATAAGCAACCGTCTCCGATGGTTGCTGTAATCGGATATTCCCCGACCGAACTGGATGAGAGAGTAAAAACGATCAACTCCGAGTTAGGACTCTCCGGATTGAAAGCGCTTTACGTTTCTCTTTACAACACTCCCGATTCGAACATCATTTCGGGGGATCCGGATAAGCTTCTTTTATTCCGCAAAAAATATAAGGCCGAGATGGACGAAAGAAAAGTTAAATTCGTATATCTCAGAACGACTGCTCCTTTTCATTGCCCGCTAATGGAAAGCACCGAAAATTCCGTTCCGAAGGACATGGAAAGAATCGGTTTCGCTTATAAAGGATCCGATTTGAAAATTCCGGTCTTCTCGATTTTCGACGGACGAAATTTTCAGAACGAGTCGGACGTCGCACTTCCTTTGTTCAGAGAAGTTCTGATTAAAGCTCTACATTGGAATAAAGCGATGTCGACTTTCGCAAAGACTCCTAAATTAGTGGGAATAGATTTCGGACCTAGCGTAGTTTCTCAGAAATTAACCCAGGCTAATTTGGAATCTTCCGAAAACAAAATTTACAGCGCCTCTAGTCCGAAAGACATTAAGGTCCTTTTGGCTTAA
- a CDS encoding ABC transporter ATP-binding protein, with product MIKVRNLSKFYGKKLAIDRLNFELKEGEIVGLLGLNGAGKTTTIRILTGYLIATDGICELDGLNTFEHPLQVKRKIGYLPETPPLYPELTVSEYLVFVSRIKQIDEENIQSELERVCSLTDLSNVKDKVIETLSLGFKKRVGIAQAILGNPEVIIMDEPISGLDPKQIVEIRSLIQSLQEKHTILLSSHILPEVYKTCNRFLFLHNGRIVYQCDRSELEKEMENLSGLEVTLSGKPKAEIEAYLTGISNKVGATIRFVGEEQQGITFLVNTGSERKFKEELYLGINSSGILPEYIRKQDVTLEQIFMNKV from the coding sequence ATGATAAAAGTAAGGAACCTTTCCAAATTCTACGGAAAGAAACTGGCCATTGACCGGTTGAACTTTGAGCTGAAAGAGGGCGAGATCGTCGGCCTTCTCGGCTTGAACGGAGCCGGAAAAACTACGACCATTCGAATTTTAACGGGATACCTAATCGCAACCGATGGAATCTGCGAGCTAGACGGTTTGAATACCTTTGAACACCCTCTTCAGGTGAAGAGAAAAATCGGTTATCTTCCTGAAACTCCTCCCCTCTATCCCGAACTGACGGTATCGGAATACCTTGTCTTTGTTTCACGCATCAAACAAATCGATGAAGAGAACATTCAATCCGAGCTCGAAAGAGTCTGTTCGTTAACCGACCTTTCCAATGTAAAAGATAAAGTGATCGAAACTCTTTCACTCGGATTTAAAAAACGCGTCGGCATTGCGCAGGCCATCTTGGGAAATCCCGAAGTCATCATCATGGATGAACCGATCTCCGGTCTGGATCCGAAACAAATCGTCGAAATCCGAAGCTTGATTCAAAGCTTGCAGGAAAAACACACGATTTTGCTTTCGAGTCATATTCTTCCCGAAGTTTATAAAACGTGTAATCGGTTCCTATTTCTCCATAATGGAAGAATCGTATATCAATGCGATCGATCGGAGTTGGAAAAAGAAATGGAAAATCTATCCGGTTTGGAAGTAACACTTTCAGGCAAGCCTAAAGCGGAAATCGAAGCGTATCTAACCGGGATTTCGAATAAGGTCGGAGCTACGATCCGTTTTGTCGGAGAGGAGCAGCAAGGGATTACTTTTCTAGTAAATACCGGATCGGAAAGAAAGTTCAAAGAAGAACTTTATCTCGGAATTAATTCGTCGGGAATCCTGCCTGAATATATACGTAAGCAGGACGTGACCCTGGAACAAATCTTTATGAACAAAGTTTAA
- a CDS encoding ABC transporter permease codes for MFRNIKWIFWKEVRVFFGTYLAPLVLGGTAFLNSLFVLILNFNSGTNYAETTVVTFISFMSTILIAMLIVSMGSITEERNRGTLELLFTAPVTDLEIVVGKFLFGAFVCLIVSVLVDGLFPLFLYFFWKAPLYIVVSGTIGVFLLGLFTFAVGLFGSSLGKNQMISMLISIMILLTLWVIGFFSYLFDAVTRKVLFHLHIFSHFIGFSKGVLPLNSIVFFLSGTIFFLYLTVKVLESRRWRG; via the coding sequence ATGTTTCGTAATATAAAATGGATTTTTTGGAAGGAAGTGAGGGTGTTCTTCGGAACCTACCTTGCTCCTTTAGTGTTGGGTGGTACGGCGTTCCTAAATTCCCTTTTTGTCCTAATACTTAATTTTAATTCGGGGACGAATTACGCGGAGACGACGGTCGTAACGTTCATTTCCTTTATGAGCACGATCTTAATCGCAATGCTGATCGTTTCCATGGGATCGATTACGGAAGAAAGAAATCGAGGAACTCTAGAGTTACTCTTTACAGCCCCCGTAACGGACTTAGAAATCGTAGTCGGAAAGTTTTTATTCGGCGCCTTCGTTTGTTTGATCGTTTCGGTTTTGGTGGACGGACTCTTTCCTTTATTCTTATATTTCTTTTGGAAAGCTCCTTTGTATATCGTTGTATCCGGAACTATCGGAGTTTTTTTGCTCGGGTTGTTTACGTTTGCAGTGGGCTTATTCGGTTCAAGTTTAGGAAAGAATCAGATGATATCGATGCTGATTTCCATTATGATTCTACTAACGCTTTGGGTAATCGGATTTTTCTCGTATCTCTTTGATGCGGTTACGAGGAAAGTTTTATTTCATTTGCACATTTTCTCCCATTTTATCGGATTTTCGAAAGGAGTACTTCCTTTGAATAGCATCGTTTTCTTTTTGAGCGGAACGATATTCTTTTTATATTTAACCGTCAAGGTTCTCGAATCTAGGAGGTGGAGAGGATGA